Proteins from a single region of Haemorhous mexicanus isolate bHaeMex1 chromosome 4, bHaeMex1.pri, whole genome shotgun sequence:
- the FAM13A gene encoding protein FAM13A isoform X7: MASMACEVMPLQSSQEDERPMSPFYMSTHVSQVSSSVPDTGEYLEKTIRSAVEQHLFDVHGSGGQSSEDSEAGTSSASSNVSARQRRRHHKEQEEAWRNRDMEVVNKENIPSGFSSLEDCILAAQDVEKLQDTSSGYLGERSKSKRQKSSTKLSELNDNQDSPVSMESFSSSKPVDRTGPDDMEILSEESKESENDEVFFRHSQLTSSMKIQEHPSMPENKLQRNQDADDQENSFVSEVPRLDLTSLCDDNNWEEPIPALSSWQRDGLDSDEARLSPQAGRLIRQLLDEDSDPMLSPRFYAYGQSQQYLDDTEVPPSPPNSHSFMRRRSSSLGSYEDDREDLTPAQLTRRIQGLKKKIRKFEDKFEEERKYRPSHSDKAANPEVLKWTNDLAKFRKQLKESKLKISEEDLGPVVRQRSNTLPKSFGSQLEKEDDKKQDLSDKSAKPAVEVTLESIQKKLQEKRAETNRPEDIKDMTRDQIAAEKLALQRALLNYEGIHGRPVTKNERQVMKPLYDRYRLVKQILSRANTIPIIGSPSSKRRSPLLQPIIEGETASFFKEIKEEEEGSEEDSNVKPDLTITIKTDFSLRSFLDQLEDDADGFVSPVDDKMPSRNSQDMGLSNLHEASIPELLEQLQEVREEKKRIRKKLRDFEDNFFRQNGRNVQKEDRTPMAEEYNEYKQVKAKLRLLEVLISKRDISSKIM, from the exons TACCCACGTATCACAAGTCAGTAGCAGCGTTCCTGATACAGGAGA GTATTTAGAGAAGACAATCCGCTCAGCCGTGGAGCAGCATCTCTTTGATGTTCATGGCTCAGGCGGCCAGAGTTCAGAGGACTCTGAAGCCGGGACGTCTTCAGCCTCTTCTAATGTGTCTGCCAGGCAGAGGAGGCGACACCACAAAGAGCAGGAGGAAGCCTGGAGAAACAGAGACAT GGAAGTTGTCAACAAGGAGAACATTCCCTCTGGATTCAGCAGTCTTGAAGATTGTATTCTAGCTGCTCAAGATGTAGAAAAATTACAAGACACCAGCTCTGGATACCTTGGTGAAAGGAGTAAATCAAAACGGCAGAAATCCAGCACCAAGCTCTCAGAGCTTAATGACAATCAGGACAGTCCTGTG AGTATGGAAAGCTTTAGCTCATCCAAGCCTGTAGACAGAACAGGACCTGATGACATGGAAATTTTATCTGAAGAAAG CAAAGAGAGTGAAAACgatgaggtttttttcaggcATTCTCAG CTGACTTCAAGTATGAAGATTCAAGAACATCCAAGCATGCCTGAAAACAAGTTGCAAAGAAATCAAGATGCTGATGATCAGGAAAACAGCTTTGTATCTGAAGTGCCTCGGCTGGATTTAACGTCACTGTGCGATGACAACAACTGGGAAG agcccatccctgctcttTCCTCATGGCAGCGAGACGGCTTAGACTCAGATGAGGCTCGCCTTTCCCCGCAGGCCGGGCGCTTGATTCGCCAGCTTCTGGATGAGGACAGCGATCCCATGCTGTCCCCTCGCTTCTATGCCTATGGACAGAGCCAACAGTACCTGGATGATACAGAAgtgcctccttctcctcccaatTCTCATTCCTTCATGAG GAGACGGAGTTCATCTTTAGGATCTTATGAAGATGACAGAGAAGACCTTACCCCTGCACAACTCACCCGGAGGATTCAGGGGTTGAAGAAAAAGATCAGGAAATTTGAGGACAAATTCgaagaggagaggaaatacAGA ccttcccacagTGACAAAGCAGCCAACCCTGAAGTGCTCAAATGGACTAATGATTTGGCCAAATTCCGAAAGCAACTTAAAG AGTCAAAACTGAAGATCTCGGAGGAAGACCTTGGCCCTGTTGTGCGTCAGCGCAGCAACACGCTCCCCAAGAGCTTCGGctctcagctggagaaggaggatgaCAAGAAGCAAGACCTGTCAGATAAATCTGCCAAGCCTGCCGTGGAAGTGACCCTTGAATCCATCCAGAAGAAGCTTCAAGAGAAACGAGCAGAGACAAATCGACCTGAAGACATTAAG GACATGACACGAGATCAGATAGCAGCTGAAAAATTGGCTCTTCAGAGGGCTTTGCTGAATTATGAAGGCATTCATGGCAGACCG gtGACCAAAAATGAGCGGCAGGTGATGAAGCCGTTGTATGACAGGTATCGCTTGGTCAAACAGATCCTCTCCAGAGCCAACACCATCCCCATTATT GGTTCCCCCTCCAGCAAGCGGAGAAGCCCTTTGCTGCAGCCAATTATCGAGGGCGAAACAGCTTCCTTCTTCAAGGAGATAAAG GAAGAAGAGGAGGGCTCTGAGGAGGACAGCAATGTGAAGCCAGATCTCACAATTACCATAAAAACAGATTTCAGTTTGCGCAGCTTCTTGGATCAACTAGAAGATGATGCTGACGGCTTTGTTTCCCCGGTGGATGATAAGATGCCATCTAGGAACAGTCAGGATATGGGGCTTTCAAATCTCCATGAAGCATCCAT CCCTGAACTGTTGGAGCAGCTTCAAGAAgtcagggaagagaaaaagcgaatcagaaaaaaattgagagacTTTGAAGATAACTTTTTCCGACAAAATGGAAG GAATGTGCAGAAAGAAGACCGCACTCCCATGGCTGAAGAGTACAATGAATACAAGCAGGTTAAGGCcaagctgaggctgctggaagTCCTGATCAGTAAGAGAGATATTAGCTCCAAGATCATGTAA
- the FAM13A gene encoding protein FAM13A isoform X9, producing MASMACEVMPLQSSQEDERPMSPFYMRYLEKTIRSAVEQHLFDVHGSGGQSSEDSEAGTSSASSNVSARQRRRHHKEQEEAWRNRDMEVVNKENIPSGFSSLEDCILAAQDVEKLQDTSSGYLGERSKSKRQKSSTKLSELNDNQDSPVSMESFSSSKPVDRTGPDDMEILSEESKESENDEVFFRHSQLTSSMKIQEHPSMPENKLQRNQDADDQENSFVSEVPRLDLTSLCDDNNWEEPIPALSSWQRDGLDSDEARLSPQAGRLIRQLLDEDSDPMLSPRFYAYGQSQQYLDDTEVPPSPPNSHSFMRRRSSSLGSYEDDREDLTPAQLTRRIQGLKKKIRKFEDKFEEERKYRPSHSDKAANPEVLKWTNDLAKFRKQLKESKLKISEEDLGPVVRQRSNTLPKSFGSQLEKEDDKKQDLSDKSAKPAVEVTLESIQKKLQEKRAETNRPEDIKDMTRDQIAAEKLALQRALLNYEGIHGRPVTKNERQVMKPLYDRYRLVKQILSRANTIPIIGSPSSKRRSPLLQPIIEGETASFFKEIKEEEEGSEEDSNVKPDLTITIKTDFSLRSFLDQLEDDADGFVSPVDDKMPSRNSQDMGLSNLHEASIPELLEQLQEVREEKKRIRKKLRDFEDNFFRQNGRNVQKEDRTPMAEEYNEYKQVKAKLRLLEVLISKRDISSKIM from the exons GTATTTAGAGAAGACAATCCGCTCAGCCGTGGAGCAGCATCTCTTTGATGTTCATGGCTCAGGCGGCCAGAGTTCAGAGGACTCTGAAGCCGGGACGTCTTCAGCCTCTTCTAATGTGTCTGCCAGGCAGAGGAGGCGACACCACAAAGAGCAGGAGGAAGCCTGGAGAAACAGAGACAT GGAAGTTGTCAACAAGGAGAACATTCCCTCTGGATTCAGCAGTCTTGAAGATTGTATTCTAGCTGCTCAAGATGTAGAAAAATTACAAGACACCAGCTCTGGATACCTTGGTGAAAGGAGTAAATCAAAACGGCAGAAATCCAGCACCAAGCTCTCAGAGCTTAATGACAATCAGGACAGTCCTGTG AGTATGGAAAGCTTTAGCTCATCCAAGCCTGTAGACAGAACAGGACCTGATGACATGGAAATTTTATCTGAAGAAAG CAAAGAGAGTGAAAACgatgaggtttttttcaggcATTCTCAG CTGACTTCAAGTATGAAGATTCAAGAACATCCAAGCATGCCTGAAAACAAGTTGCAAAGAAATCAAGATGCTGATGATCAGGAAAACAGCTTTGTATCTGAAGTGCCTCGGCTGGATTTAACGTCACTGTGCGATGACAACAACTGGGAAG agcccatccctgctcttTCCTCATGGCAGCGAGACGGCTTAGACTCAGATGAGGCTCGCCTTTCCCCGCAGGCCGGGCGCTTGATTCGCCAGCTTCTGGATGAGGACAGCGATCCCATGCTGTCCCCTCGCTTCTATGCCTATGGACAGAGCCAACAGTACCTGGATGATACAGAAgtgcctccttctcctcccaatTCTCATTCCTTCATGAG GAGACGGAGTTCATCTTTAGGATCTTATGAAGATGACAGAGAAGACCTTACCCCTGCACAACTCACCCGGAGGATTCAGGGGTTGAAGAAAAAGATCAGGAAATTTGAGGACAAATTCgaagaggagaggaaatacAGA ccttcccacagTGACAAAGCAGCCAACCCTGAAGTGCTCAAATGGACTAATGATTTGGCCAAATTCCGAAAGCAACTTAAAG AGTCAAAACTGAAGATCTCGGAGGAAGACCTTGGCCCTGTTGTGCGTCAGCGCAGCAACACGCTCCCCAAGAGCTTCGGctctcagctggagaaggaggatgaCAAGAAGCAAGACCTGTCAGATAAATCTGCCAAGCCTGCCGTGGAAGTGACCCTTGAATCCATCCAGAAGAAGCTTCAAGAGAAACGAGCAGAGACAAATCGACCTGAAGACATTAAG GACATGACACGAGATCAGATAGCAGCTGAAAAATTGGCTCTTCAGAGGGCTTTGCTGAATTATGAAGGCATTCATGGCAGACCG gtGACCAAAAATGAGCGGCAGGTGATGAAGCCGTTGTATGACAGGTATCGCTTGGTCAAACAGATCCTCTCCAGAGCCAACACCATCCCCATTATT GGTTCCCCCTCCAGCAAGCGGAGAAGCCCTTTGCTGCAGCCAATTATCGAGGGCGAAACAGCTTCCTTCTTCAAGGAGATAAAG GAAGAAGAGGAGGGCTCTGAGGAGGACAGCAATGTGAAGCCAGATCTCACAATTACCATAAAAACAGATTTCAGTTTGCGCAGCTTCTTGGATCAACTAGAAGATGATGCTGACGGCTTTGTTTCCCCGGTGGATGATAAGATGCCATCTAGGAACAGTCAGGATATGGGGCTTTCAAATCTCCATGAAGCATCCAT CCCTGAACTGTTGGAGCAGCTTCAAGAAgtcagggaagagaaaaagcgaatcagaaaaaaattgagagacTTTGAAGATAACTTTTTCCGACAAAATGGAAG GAATGTGCAGAAAGAAGACCGCACTCCCATGGCTGAAGAGTACAATGAATACAAGCAGGTTAAGGCcaagctgaggctgctggaagTCCTGATCAGTAAGAGAGATATTAGCTCCAAGATCATGTAA
- the FAM13A gene encoding protein FAM13A isoform X8, translated as MASMACEVMPLQSTHVSQVSSSVPDTGEYLEKTIRSAVEQHLFDVHGSGGQSSEDSEAGTSSASSNVSARQRRRHHKEQEEAWRNRDMEVVNKENIPSGFSSLEDCILAAQDVEKLQDTSSGYLGERSKSKRQKSSTKLSELNDNQDSPVSMESFSSSKPVDRTGPDDMEILSEESKESENDEVFFRHSQLTSSMKIQEHPSMPENKLQRNQDADDQENSFVSEVPRLDLTSLCDDNNWEEPIPALSSWQRDGLDSDEARLSPQAGRLIRQLLDEDSDPMLSPRFYAYGQSQQYLDDTEVPPSPPNSHSFMRRRSSSLGSYEDDREDLTPAQLTRRIQGLKKKIRKFEDKFEEERKYRPSHSDKAANPEVLKWTNDLAKFRKQLKESKLKISEEDLGPVVRQRSNTLPKSFGSQLEKEDDKKQDLSDKSAKPAVEVTLESIQKKLQEKRAETNRPEDIKDMTRDQIAAEKLALQRALLNYEGIHGRPVTKNERQVMKPLYDRYRLVKQILSRANTIPIIGSPSSKRRSPLLQPIIEGETASFFKEIKEEEEGSEEDSNVKPDLTITIKTDFSLRSFLDQLEDDADGFVSPVDDKMPSRNSQDMGLSNLHEASIPELLEQLQEVREEKKRIRKKLRDFEDNFFRQNGRNVQKEDRTPMAEEYNEYKQVKAKLRLLEVLISKRDISSKIM; from the exons TACCCACGTATCACAAGTCAGTAGCAGCGTTCCTGATACAGGAGA GTATTTAGAGAAGACAATCCGCTCAGCCGTGGAGCAGCATCTCTTTGATGTTCATGGCTCAGGCGGCCAGAGTTCAGAGGACTCTGAAGCCGGGACGTCTTCAGCCTCTTCTAATGTGTCTGCCAGGCAGAGGAGGCGACACCACAAAGAGCAGGAGGAAGCCTGGAGAAACAGAGACAT GGAAGTTGTCAACAAGGAGAACATTCCCTCTGGATTCAGCAGTCTTGAAGATTGTATTCTAGCTGCTCAAGATGTAGAAAAATTACAAGACACCAGCTCTGGATACCTTGGTGAAAGGAGTAAATCAAAACGGCAGAAATCCAGCACCAAGCTCTCAGAGCTTAATGACAATCAGGACAGTCCTGTG AGTATGGAAAGCTTTAGCTCATCCAAGCCTGTAGACAGAACAGGACCTGATGACATGGAAATTTTATCTGAAGAAAG CAAAGAGAGTGAAAACgatgaggtttttttcaggcATTCTCAG CTGACTTCAAGTATGAAGATTCAAGAACATCCAAGCATGCCTGAAAACAAGTTGCAAAGAAATCAAGATGCTGATGATCAGGAAAACAGCTTTGTATCTGAAGTGCCTCGGCTGGATTTAACGTCACTGTGCGATGACAACAACTGGGAAG agcccatccctgctcttTCCTCATGGCAGCGAGACGGCTTAGACTCAGATGAGGCTCGCCTTTCCCCGCAGGCCGGGCGCTTGATTCGCCAGCTTCTGGATGAGGACAGCGATCCCATGCTGTCCCCTCGCTTCTATGCCTATGGACAGAGCCAACAGTACCTGGATGATACAGAAgtgcctccttctcctcccaatTCTCATTCCTTCATGAG GAGACGGAGTTCATCTTTAGGATCTTATGAAGATGACAGAGAAGACCTTACCCCTGCACAACTCACCCGGAGGATTCAGGGGTTGAAGAAAAAGATCAGGAAATTTGAGGACAAATTCgaagaggagaggaaatacAGA ccttcccacagTGACAAAGCAGCCAACCCTGAAGTGCTCAAATGGACTAATGATTTGGCCAAATTCCGAAAGCAACTTAAAG AGTCAAAACTGAAGATCTCGGAGGAAGACCTTGGCCCTGTTGTGCGTCAGCGCAGCAACACGCTCCCCAAGAGCTTCGGctctcagctggagaaggaggatgaCAAGAAGCAAGACCTGTCAGATAAATCTGCCAAGCCTGCCGTGGAAGTGACCCTTGAATCCATCCAGAAGAAGCTTCAAGAGAAACGAGCAGAGACAAATCGACCTGAAGACATTAAG GACATGACACGAGATCAGATAGCAGCTGAAAAATTGGCTCTTCAGAGGGCTTTGCTGAATTATGAAGGCATTCATGGCAGACCG gtGACCAAAAATGAGCGGCAGGTGATGAAGCCGTTGTATGACAGGTATCGCTTGGTCAAACAGATCCTCTCCAGAGCCAACACCATCCCCATTATT GGTTCCCCCTCCAGCAAGCGGAGAAGCCCTTTGCTGCAGCCAATTATCGAGGGCGAAACAGCTTCCTTCTTCAAGGAGATAAAG GAAGAAGAGGAGGGCTCTGAGGAGGACAGCAATGTGAAGCCAGATCTCACAATTACCATAAAAACAGATTTCAGTTTGCGCAGCTTCTTGGATCAACTAGAAGATGATGCTGACGGCTTTGTTTCCCCGGTGGATGATAAGATGCCATCTAGGAACAGTCAGGATATGGGGCTTTCAAATCTCCATGAAGCATCCAT CCCTGAACTGTTGGAGCAGCTTCAAGAAgtcagggaagagaaaaagcgaatcagaaaaaaattgagagacTTTGAAGATAACTTTTTCCGACAAAATGGAAG GAATGTGCAGAAAGAAGACCGCACTCCCATGGCTGAAGAGTACAATGAATACAAGCAGGTTAAGGCcaagctgaggctgctggaagTCCTGATCAGTAAGAGAGATATTAGCTCCAAGATCATGTAA